A single genomic interval of Armigeres subalbatus isolate Guangzhou_Male chromosome 1, GZ_Asu_2, whole genome shotgun sequence harbors:
- the LOC134219969 gene encoding serine protease snake-like isoform X1, which yields MARFAATKRRRWSTTPTWMSPVVALIVLIIQMRPGSAVLKENDACRHSGEEGICRRYSACKDRLQNRITICSYTSQEAIVCCPEVRLTDNRYDPDDQRPVWGQQQPQSTSGNDRNVRIAVKKCNEYRKLSYNRVTLSALTLTPTVVTYEVPKCDNIVKLIVGGNITKPGEFPHMAAIGWRRGGITSFDCGGSLISDQYVLTAAHCYTEVDGELPSFVRLGDQNLFREDDGAKPKDMDIADFIRHPEFIRNQGLYNDIGLIRLARAVSFSNFIRPACLYDQVQVSADTAVATGFGLTDDHGERSDELLKVSLNIYDNQLCSRGYANSRQLRKGIMSSQLCVGNVGGGRDTCQGDSGGPLQITKQENHCVFYVIGITSFGQTCGSPVPAIYTRVASYLDWIESTVWE from the exons aaaacgatgcatgtcGGCACAGTGGCGAGGAAGGTATCTGTCGACGGTATTCTGCCTGCAAAGATCGCTTGCAAAACCGGATCACAATTTGCAGCTACACCTCGCAGGAGGCTATCGTGTGCTGTCCTGAAGTTCGCCTCACAGACAATCGTTATGATCCCGACGATCAACGACCCGTGTGGGGACAACAGCAACCACAAAGTACTAGCGGTAATGACCGGAATGTTCGGATAGCTGTCAAAA AATGCAACGAGTACCGAAAGCTATCGTACAATCGGGTGACGCTCAGCGCGTTGACCCTAACGCCTACGGTGGTGACCTACGAGGTTCCCAAGTGTGACAACATCGTCAAGCTGATCGTAGGTGGAAATATCACCAAACCGGGCGAGTTTCCACACATGGCGGCTATCGGTTGGCGTCGCGGCGGCATCACATCCTTTGACTGCGGAGGATCGCTCATCAGCGACCAGTATGTGCTGACGGCAGCGCATTGCTACACGGAAGTCGATGG AGAGCTGCCCAGCTTCGTCCGTCTGGGCGATCAGAATCTGTTCCGAGAAGACGACGGAGCAAAACCGAAGGACATGGATATTGCCGACTTCATTCGTCATCCGGAATTCATACGGAATCAAGGTTTATACAACGACATTGGATTGATTCGTTTGGCGAGGGCTGTGTCTTTCAGTAACTTCATCAGACCTGCCTGTTTGTACGACCAGGTGCAGGTTAGTGCGGATACAGCCGTAGCCACTGGGTTCGGACTCACAGATGACC ACGGCGAACGATCGGACGAGCTGTTAAAGGTGTCGTTGAACATCTACGACAATCAACTGTGTAGCCGGGGTTATGCCAATAGTAGACAGCTGCGCAAGGGTATCATGTCCAGTCAGTTGTGCGTGGGGAACGTCGGAGGTGGGCGAGACACTTGCCAGGGTGATTCGGGAGGGCCTCTGCAGATAACAAAGCAGGAGAATCACTGCGTCTTTTACGTTATTGGCATTACCTCGTTCGGGCAGACATGCGGGTCTCCAGTGCCAGCGATCTACACCCGCGTCGCGTCTTATTTAGACTGGATAGAGTCCACCGTGTGGGAGTGA